A genomic region of Desulfosarcina ovata subsp. ovata contains the following coding sequences:
- a CDS encoding efflux RND transporter periplasmic adaptor subunit has product MAGNLPPKGRWFGKIVRWGLCFLILAILFWLFRYTTRPDPLKVVVRPVTRGRVERTVANTRAGTVKACRRAKLSPSIGGQIARLPVAEGDRVKAGDLLLELWNEDLAAQVQLARREVTATRARAQSACSRAAVAAKNAARLKTLLKSSVGTEERTENAVAEADALAAECTAARGEIAVREAQLAVVAANLARTRLLAPFDGVIGEINGERFEYVTPSPLGVPTPPVIDIIASGCFYVIAPIDEVDVADIQVGMSARITMDAYGSRIFQGHVRRVADYVLDLEKQARTVDVEAAFAHTEEFPLLLAGYSADIEVILDVRPDVLRVPTEAVMAGNTVVVFKPASETVERRTIETGLSNWDFTEVRQGLEADEQVVINVDVPDLEDGAPAVVIEASP; this is encoded by the coding sequence ATGGCAGGCAATCTTCCGCCAAAGGGCCGTTGGTTTGGAAAAATCGTCCGGTGGGGTCTCTGTTTCCTCATCCTGGCGATCCTGTTCTGGCTCTTCCGGTACACCACCCGCCCCGATCCCTTAAAGGTGGTGGTCAGGCCCGTCACCCGGGGACGGGTCGAACGTACGGTGGCCAACACCCGTGCCGGAACGGTCAAAGCATGCCGGCGGGCCAAGCTCTCCCCCAGCATCGGTGGCCAGATCGCCCGGCTGCCCGTGGCCGAGGGGGACCGGGTCAAGGCCGGAGATCTGCTCCTGGAACTGTGGAACGAGGACCTGGCCGCCCAGGTACAACTGGCCCGGCGGGAGGTGACCGCCACCCGGGCCCGGGCCCAATCGGCCTGCTCACGGGCGGCCGTAGCGGCCAAAAACGCCGCGCGCCTGAAAACCCTGCTGAAATCCAGCGTGGGCACCGAGGAACGTACGGAAAACGCTGTGGCCGAAGCCGACGCCCTGGCCGCCGAATGCACGGCCGCCCGTGGTGAGATCGCCGTCCGCGAAGCCCAATTGGCCGTTGTGGCGGCCAATCTGGCGCGTACCCGACTGCTGGCGCCCTTCGACGGGGTGATCGGTGAAATCAACGGCGAACGTTTCGAATATGTGACGCCCTCCCCCCTGGGCGTGCCCACGCCGCCAGTGATCGATATCATCGCATCGGGATGCTTCTACGTAATCGCCCCCATCGACGAGGTGGATGTGGCCGACATCCAGGTGGGCATGTCGGCCCGCATCACCATGGATGCCTATGGCAGCCGGATCTTCCAGGGCCATGTCCGCCGGGTGGCCGACTACGTGCTGGATCTGGAAAAGCAGGCCCGTACCGTGGATGTGGAAGCGGCCTTTGCTCACACGGAGGAGTTCCCGTTGCTGCTGGCCGGCTACAGTGCCGATATCGAGGTCATCCTGGATGTGCGGCCGGATGTGCTGCGGGTGCCCACTGAGGCGGTGATGGCCGGTAATACGGTGGTTGTGTTCAAACCGGCCAGCGAAACCGTCGAGCGCCGCACCATCGAAACCGGTCTCTCCAACTGGGATTTTACCGAGGTGCGCCAGGGCCTCGAAGCGGACGAGCAGGTGGTGATCAACGTCGACGTGCCGGATCTCGAAGACGGCGCCCCGGCCGTCGTGATCGAGGCGTCCCCGTGA
- a CDS encoding AAA family ATPase: MNPSSYFAFDDFARALENLENAFRNENDRYLMLTGETGVGKTWLCRQLNTVLDRCRHRVFYFSHARHLSATALIRVLATWMRLPTRRSHSETLQGLISALGEHPHQLLLWFDEAHELADETLLEAKALAESDLDGSCPVRILLIGMPLLRDRVQAIAPLWRRIVVREELTGLTFDELPPFIEHHFGAENLQRICQQGLHILFERARGIPGLVVPRFKKILAENKSGGPIDPLFLDDMLQRWELT; this comes from the coding sequence ATGAACCCATCGTCCTACTTTGCCTTTGACGATTTTGCACGGGCGCTTGAAAACCTTGAAAACGCCTTTCGAAACGAAAACGACCGTTATCTGATGTTAACCGGCGAGACCGGTGTCGGTAAAACATGGCTGTGCCGGCAGTTGAACACCGTCCTAGACCGCTGCCGGCATCGCGTGTTCTATTTTTCTCACGCACGTCACCTGAGTGCAACCGCCCTGATCCGCGTGCTGGCAACCTGGATGAGACTGCCCACCCGACGCTCTCACAGCGAAACGCTCCAAGGCCTGATATCCGCCCTTGGCGAACACCCCCACCAGTTGCTGTTATGGTTCGACGAAGCACACGAACTGGCCGATGAAACCCTGCTGGAGGCAAAGGCGCTGGCCGAAAGCGACCTTGACGGCAGTTGCCCGGTACGCATCCTTTTAATCGGCATGCCTTTGCTGCGGGACAGAGTTCAGGCCATTGCCCCTTTGTGGCGGCGTATCGTGGTGCGCGAAGAGTTGACCGGTCTGACATTCGATGAACTGCCCCCTTTTATCGAACATCACTTCGGTGCCGAAAATCTGCAGCGCATCTGTCAGCAGGGGCTGCATATCCTGTTTGAACGCGCCAGAGGTATCCCGGGCCTGGTTGTCCCCAGGTTCAAAAAAATCCTGGCCGAAAACAAATCCGGCGGCCCCATCGATCCTTTGTTTCTCGACGACATGCTCCAACGCTGGGAACTGACATGA
- a CDS encoding cache domain-containing protein, with the protein MLNKIRIRHKLLISYSVVLILSISIGSAFIYMVVRDKITAELERELNNNTTAILNMVKTAAAVSIKNHLRAVAEKNLEIIRYFYDQTQNGRLIPTKARQMAAHVLLAQTIGDSGYIYCMDSVGRVKVHPQPALLGTNVADFAFVREQLARKIGYIEYNWKNPGETAARPKALYMVYFAPWDWIVSASTYRNEFNSLVNVRDFEKSVLEPRFGETGYAFVIDGSGRILIHPKLQGVNLFEARDLPDKYLKEMQRRKSGKIVYPWKNPGESRARMKMVIFNHIPEYDWIVASSSYLDEFYDPLRTIRNLIIATAIMTFMLVLPISFRIGASITDPLKKLMHHFDRMIVGDFSARMVSGSRDEIGQLATYYNRFADEIERYRDNLEKQMDRRRSVEAALRESEARYRSVMEAAPDPIVIYDPVGLVTYFNPAFTRIFGWSLDECLGKKMDHFVPAENWKETNRMIAAVLSGETISSIPTRRYTRNRAVVDVSISGATYLDRHGKLAGSVIILRDVTHSQKLQNQVMEIGDRVRRRIGQDLHDDLAPHLIGIQGLGTVLVENLREETSTSLPLAGKIVGLIAAAIDKARSLARGLCPVHLVAHGLLVALADIARQTEATSKIACRFDGDETVVMTDNTVAMHLYYIAREAVQNAVKHAQADHIAILLAQKGEHIHLRVIDNGKGIPEKSDATGIGLQIMQYRASIIGAVFQITSNPGTGTTVHVFLKASAPHSREHGKSNHGTPTEKKNSDR; encoded by the coding sequence CAGCGCGTTCATTTACATGGTGGTACGCGACAAAATCACCGCCGAACTGGAAAGGGAGTTGAATAACAACACCACGGCCATCCTCAACATGGTAAAAACCGCCGCGGCGGTCTCCATCAAAAATCACCTACGCGCCGTGGCGGAAAAAAACCTGGAGATCATCCGCTATTTTTACGACCAGACCCAAAACGGCAGGCTCATCCCGACCAAGGCCCGGCAGATGGCGGCCCATGTCCTTTTGGCCCAGACCATCGGCGATTCGGGTTACATCTACTGTATGGACAGTGTCGGCCGTGTCAAGGTCCATCCCCAGCCGGCCCTTTTGGGCACCAATGTGGCCGACTTTGCCTTTGTGCGGGAACAGCTGGCCCGCAAAATCGGTTACATCGAATACAACTGGAAGAACCCCGGTGAGACGGCAGCGAGGCCCAAGGCGCTGTACATGGTCTATTTCGCGCCCTGGGACTGGATCGTCTCGGCCTCCACCTACCGCAACGAGTTCAACAGCCTGGTCAATGTCCGGGATTTTGAAAAAAGTGTTCTCGAGCCACGCTTCGGTGAGACCGGTTATGCCTTCGTGATCGACGGCAGCGGCCGTATTCTGATCCACCCCAAGCTCCAGGGCGTCAATCTGTTCGAGGCCAGGGACCTGCCCGACAAGTACCTTAAAGAGATGCAGCGGAGAAAATCCGGTAAAATCGTTTACCCCTGGAAAAACCCGGGCGAATCCAGGGCCCGGATGAAGATGGTGATTTTCAACCACATCCCGGAGTACGACTGGATTGTGGCCTCGTCCAGCTACCTGGACGAATTCTACGACCCCTTACGCACCATCCGCAACCTGATCATCGCCACGGCAATCATGACCTTCATGCTGGTGCTGCCCATCTCGTTCAGGATCGGCGCCTCGATCACCGATCCGCTGAAAAAACTGATGCACCATTTCGACCGCATGATCGTCGGGGACTTCTCCGCCCGCATGGTTTCCGGCTCCCGGGACGAAATCGGGCAACTGGCCACCTACTACAACCGTTTTGCCGATGAGATCGAGCGCTATCGCGACAACCTCGAAAAACAGATGGATCGACGCCGCAGTGTGGAGGCGGCCCTGCGGGAAAGTGAAGCCCGCTACCGTTCGGTAATGGAAGCGGCTCCCGATCCGATCGTCATCTATGATCCGGTCGGTCTGGTGACCTATTTCAACCCGGCCTTTACACGCATCTTCGGCTGGTCCCTTGATGAATGCCTGGGCAAAAAGATGGACCACTTCGTCCCTGCCGAGAACTGGAAGGAGACCAACCGCATGATCGCCGCAGTGCTCTCCGGTGAAACCATTTCATCGATTCCCACCCGCCGCTATACCCGAAACCGGGCCGTGGTGGATGTCAGCATCAGCGGGGCCACCTACCTGGACCGCCACGGGAAACTGGCCGGCAGCGTCATCATTCTGCGGGACGTCACCCATTCCCAAAAACTCCAAAACCAGGTGATGGAAATCGGCGACCGGGTGCGCCGTCGAATCGGCCAGGACCTGCACGACGACCTGGCCCCCCATCTGATCGGCATCCAGGGGCTGGGTACGGTACTGGTTGAAAACCTGCGCGAGGAGACCTCTACCAGCCTGCCGTTGGCCGGCAAGATCGTCGGCCTGATCGCCGCAGCAATCGACAAGGCGCGCAGTCTGGCCCGGGGATTGTGTCCCGTTCACCTGGTGGCCCATGGTCTTCTCGTCGCCCTGGCAGATATTGCCCGCCAGACCGAGGCAACGTCCAAAATCGCCTGCCGCTTCGATGGTGATGAAACGGTGGTGATGACGGACAATACCGTGGCCATGCATTTGTACTACATTGCCCGTGAGGCCGTGCAGAATGCGGTCAAGCACGCCCAGGCGGACCATATCGCCATCCTGCTGGCCCAAAAAGGAGAGCACATTCACCTTCGTGTGATCGACAACGGCAAGGGGATTCCCGAAAAAAGCGACGCCACCGGAATCGGTTTGCAAATCATGCAGTACCGTGCCAGTATAATTGGTGCGGTATTTCAAATCACAAGCAATCCGGGAACCGGAACGACAGTGCATGTATTCCTCAAGGCGTCGGCTCCGCATTCCCGCGAACACGGCAAGAGCAATCATGGCACCCCCACCGAAAAGAAAAATTCTGATCGTTGA
- a CDS encoding ABC transporter ATP-binding protein: MIHLETVSRIFPVGGEQVHALARVSLQVDKGEYLSIMGPSGSGKSTLLNILGLLDRPDEGRYRIDGQDTTDLSDNRQARLRRYRIGFIFQFFHLVPRLTAADNVALPLVLAGIPVRERRSRVEAALTRFGIANRAGHRPDQLSGGQRQRVAIARAVIMNPAIILADEPTGNLDRASGGEIIQAIESLRGEGMTVLIVTHDPQIGDRADRCIRMVDGRIVADDRRKG, encoded by the coding sequence GTGATTCATCTGGAAACAGTCAGCCGGATCTTCCCGGTGGGCGGCGAGCAGGTGCATGCCCTGGCACGGGTCAGCCTGCAGGTCGACAAAGGGGAGTATCTCTCCATCATGGGCCCGTCCGGATCGGGCAAATCGACCCTGCTCAATATCCTCGGTCTGCTGGACCGTCCGGATGAGGGCCGCTACCGCATTGACGGCCAGGATACCACGGACCTGAGCGATAACCGGCAGGCCCGCCTGCGGCGTTACCGGATCGGTTTTATCTTCCAATTTTTCCATCTGGTTCCCCGTCTGACCGCCGCGGACAACGTGGCCCTGCCCCTGGTGCTGGCCGGCATTCCCGTCCGTGAGCGCAGATCGCGGGTGGAGGCTGCCCTGACGCGCTTCGGCATCGCCAACCGGGCCGGGCACCGACCCGACCAGCTCTCCGGCGGTCAGCGCCAGCGGGTGGCCATTGCCCGGGCCGTGATCATGAATCCGGCCATTATCTTGGCGGATGAGCCCACCGGCAACCTGGACCGAGCCTCCGGCGGGGAAATCATCCAGGCTATCGAGTCATTGCGGGGGGAAGGCATGACCGTGCTGATCGTCACCCATGATCCGCAGATCGGCGATCGCGCCGACCGGTGCATTCGCATGGTCGACGGCCGCATCGTCGCCGATGACCGGAGGAAGGGATGA
- a CDS encoding Tm-1-like ATP-binding domain-containing protein: protein MDIKQKAILITGTCDTKGDEILYLKEYIESKGIRCMVLDLGLREDPKNFAPDFPRQQLAESIGSSLEELIADAKAGRYEVAVEKLAKGAEAIILDLFKNGRIDGILAIGGSMGTAIGLRSMRCLPVGFPKVLISTVAVSDYLHPHFIKSDVILVQPISDFFGLNQWSKRDLKRAASTISNIVLEEEALEEGKWIGLTAIGWVVSCVPSIKRLLEEKGFKVAIAHSASIQTGILEDLIRQGVIGGMLDLCPFELLHEVTGGACHSRNRLMAAAEMGIPTIVAPGAIGVFTMNTLQMPAYKEQGRFTIEHNEILGTAKPTIEEMIETAELMCTRLNASKGKVAVVVPSQGFFNYDREGKMYFNPEGRAAFINVLKEKLDPKINLEILDCHWDDLEFMIRIAELCVKYFAEIV, encoded by the coding sequence ATGGACATCAAACAGAAAGCGATTCTGATAACCGGAACTTGCGACACCAAGGGCGATGAAATTCTGTACCTGAAGGAGTACATCGAATCAAAAGGTATTCGCTGCATGGTGCTGGACCTCGGATTAAGAGAAGACCCCAAAAATTTTGCTCCGGATTTTCCGCGGCAGCAACTTGCCGAGTCGATCGGGTCGTCACTGGAAGAACTAATTGCCGATGCAAAGGCGGGGCGTTATGAAGTCGCCGTAGAAAAACTGGCCAAGGGGGCGGAAGCGATTATTCTTGATCTTTTCAAGAATGGAAGAATCGACGGCATCCTGGCCATCGGAGGAAGCATGGGCACGGCCATTGGCCTGCGCTCGATGCGATGTCTGCCGGTGGGTTTCCCCAAAGTGCTGATTTCCACCGTCGCGGTTTCCGATTATCTGCATCCCCATTTCATCAAGTCCGACGTCATTCTGGTCCAACCCATCTCTGATTTTTTCGGTCTCAACCAATGGTCCAAAAGGGACCTCAAACGGGCAGCGTCGACCATCAGCAATATCGTGCTGGAAGAAGAAGCCTTGGAAGAAGGCAAATGGATCGGCCTGACGGCCATCGGCTGGGTCGTTTCCTGCGTGCCCTCGATTAAGCGGCTGTTGGAAGAGAAAGGCTTTAAGGTCGCGATCGCCCATTCGGCAAGCATACAAACCGGGATTCTCGAAGATCTGATCCGGCAAGGGGTGATCGGTGGAATGCTCGATCTTTGTCCGTTCGAACTGCTCCACGAAGTCACTGGCGGCGCCTGCCACTCACGCAACCGGTTGATGGCCGCAGCAGAAATGGGGATCCCCACCATTGTGGCGCCCGGTGCCATCGGGGTCTTTACCATGAACACCTTGCAAATGCCTGCGTATAAGGAACAGGGCCGGTTTACCATCGAACACAACGAGATTCTGGGGACGGCAAAACCGACTATTGAAGAGATGATCGAAACGGCAGAGTTGATGTGCACCCGGCTTAACGCCTCGAAAGGCAAAGTGGCCGTCGTCGTGCCGAGCCAAGGCTTTTTCAATTATGATCGCGAAGGGAAAATGTATTTTAATCCTGAAGGCAGAGCCGCGTTCATCAATGTGCTTAAAGAAAAACTCGATCCCAAAATCAATCTCGAAATTCTCGACTGCCATTGGGATGACCTGGAGTTCATGATCCGGATTGCTGAATTGTGCGTCAAGTATTTTGCGGAAATCGTGTAA
- a CDS encoding diguanylate cyclase, whose amino-acid sequence MTENKSYKILVADDDPISRRLFQNLLAKAGFMVTAAADGHEALELFRRHFFPIVLTDWQMPRIEGPELCRAIRRESPGRYVYMIMMTSKGGKEDIISGLNAGADDYLTKPAHHAELMARIKTGIRVLQLEKSLRDAVDEIQVMSVTDPLTGIYNRGYINQRLPEEIRRSVRYRHDFTLLMCDIDHFKTVNDTYGHLSGDAVLQAFARCLSAAVRQQVDWVGRYGGEEFLVVLPETDFDGAMTLAERLRQSVESLVVQTGGHTIRITASFGVTGLSSATPPQAASAESLLQTVDQLLYQAKNQGRNRIQGHLFAG is encoded by the coding sequence TTGACCGAAAACAAATCTTACAAAATTCTCGTGGCCGACGACGATCCCATATCCCGGCGGCTGTTCCAAAACTTATTGGCCAAAGCGGGGTTCATGGTCACTGCCGCAGCCGATGGGCATGAGGCTCTGGAACTCTTCCGGCGCCATTTTTTTCCGATCGTATTAACCGATTGGCAGATGCCCAGGATAGAAGGGCCGGAGTTATGCCGAGCCATCCGGCGGGAAAGCCCGGGCCGATATGTCTATATGATCATGATGACGTCCAAAGGCGGCAAGGAGGACATCATTTCGGGCCTGAACGCCGGTGCGGACGACTACCTCACCAAGCCGGCTCACCACGCCGAGCTGATGGCCCGCATCAAGACCGGCATCCGCGTTCTGCAGCTTGAAAAATCCCTCAGGGACGCGGTGGACGAAATCCAAGTGATGTCCGTCACCGATCCCTTGACCGGCATTTACAACCGGGGATACATCAATCAGCGGTTACCCGAGGAAATCAGGCGGTCCGTTCGCTATCGCCATGATTTTACCCTGCTGATGTGTGACATCGACCATTTCAAAACAGTCAATGACACCTATGGTCATCTATCCGGCGATGCCGTGTTGCAGGCCTTCGCCCGATGCCTGTCCGCCGCCGTACGGCAACAGGTGGACTGGGTTGGTCGCTACGGCGGGGAAGAGTTCCTCGTCGTTCTCCCGGAAACTGATTTTGACGGTGCCATGACCTTGGCCGAACGGCTGCGCCAAAGCGTTGAATCGTTAGTTGTCCAAACCGGCGGACACACGATCCGGATTACTGCCAGTTTTGGCGTTACCGGCCTTTCGTCGGCCACGCCACCACAGGCCGCGAGTGCGGAATCGCTGCTCCAGACGGTCGACCAGTTGCTCTACCAGGCCAAAAATCAGGGCCGCAACCGGATCCAGGGACACCTGTTCGCCGGTTAG
- a CDS encoding universal stress protein yields MNWKNKNILFATDLSNDCRDAYSYALNIATACQGRITLLHVIVAQPVSLEKRIKNLFGDERYEEIMREHEEDARLILIGKRKESDLVKAALNKLMEDFSGVRPESLLQEDKILVKKGDVVEEIITTAHEQECDLIVLSAHASAPEESHVSKAIQTIIRLSKIPVTIVPPSGIVQL; encoded by the coding sequence ATGAACTGGAAAAATAAAAATATTCTTTTTGCCACTGACTTGTCCAATGATTGCAGGGATGCCTATTCGTACGCACTTAACATCGCGACGGCCTGCCAGGGCCGCATCACGCTATTGCATGTGATCGTTGCGCAACCCGTCTCACTGGAAAAGAGGATAAAAAATCTTTTTGGCGATGAACGCTATGAAGAAATCATGCGGGAACATGAAGAGGACGCGCGATTGATCCTGATCGGCAAACGCAAAGAGAGTGATCTGGTAAAAGCGGCGCTGAACAAGCTGATGGAAGACTTTTCAGGCGTGCGTCCGGAAAGTCTCTTGCAGGAAGACAAGATTCTGGTCAAAAAAGGAGATGTGGTCGAAGAGATCATCACCACGGCTCATGAACAAGAATGCGACCTGATCGTATTAAGCGCTCATGCCAGCGCACCTGAGGAATCCCACGTTTCCAAAGCCATTCAAACCATTATCCGGCTTTCCAAAATACCGGTCACCATCGTTCCGCCAAGCGGTATCGTACAATTGTAA
- a CDS encoding response regulator transcription factor: MAPPPKRKILIVDDHPVFCLGMSELINKAADLTVCGSEETPSGAMKAIQRLSPDLIIVDISLKESNGIDLIGEINARFRGLPTLVLSMYDESLYAERALMAGARGYLMKQEAIAVVVEAIHQVLQGKVYASEAVKEKVFQRLVSPHNTADTSPLDALTSRELETFRLIGQGLSTREIAERMKLSIKTIGTYRERIKEKLNLKHYTELVKAAVHYLKITEK, encoded by the coding sequence ATGGCACCCCCACCGAAAAGAAAAATTCTGATCGTTGATGACCATCCGGTTTTTTGCCTGGGCATGAGTGAATTGATCAACAAAGCCGCCGATCTGACCGTCTGTGGCAGCGAGGAGACACCGTCGGGTGCAATGAAGGCGATCCAGCGTCTCTCTCCCGACCTGATAATCGTTGACATCTCGCTGAAAGAGAGCAATGGAATCGATCTGATCGGGGAAATCAACGCCCGTTTCCGGGGCCTGCCCACACTGGTTCTCTCCATGTACGACGAATCCCTGTATGCCGAGCGGGCGCTGATGGCCGGGGCCCGGGGGTATCTGATGAAGCAGGAGGCCATTGCCGTCGTGGTCGAGGCCATCCATCAGGTACTCCAGGGAAAGGTGTATGCCAGCGAGGCCGTCAAGGAAAAGGTTTTCCAGCGCCTGGTCTCCCCGCACAATACTGCCGACACCTCCCCCCTGGACGCACTCACCAGCCGTGAGTTGGAAACCTTTCGCCTCATCGGCCAGGGGCTATCCACCCGCGAGATCGCCGAGCGCATGAAACTGTCCATCAAAACCATCGGTACCTACCGCGAACGCATCAAAGAAAAACTGAACCTGAAGCATTATACCGAACTGGTCAAGGCGGCCGTGCACTACCTGAAGATCACCGAGAAATGA
- a CDS encoding DDE-type integrase/transposase/recombinase, which produces MSDSWEIAAWRFEMISPLLDDKLTEAKKRHILSDRTRKSVQWPCSSQKRPIGRSTLFRWLKDYREKGFLGLMPKVRKDKGMARTDRCEQVNYALGLLYEEPGRSLTQLMIYLELEFGELSMSRSTLSRDLHAHPAFMGILRRRKTAGKKLRDLYETDQPHEIWQLDAKGPFSVMLTNSQTIRVHVLSILDDFSRYILAAIIAQAENIQAAVRVFRLAASKWGIALRMQFDRASAYDSEVFRTGLAFLGVHRNWVKSRNPEAQGKIEAYHRSLKKWFVKELPNQEVVDIHHLEALLQATIALVYNRHHHREIKMTPEQALARRISTRRVGADQLAQAFQIAAQAKSHPKTGQVNLPNGLFRVPARFAGKKCHFRYDPVNTDQALLIIDDAHQIPLEPFTKKHPFDFQKTEEKRGTGQLQKLLDVWQGRCRPNAQPGFGLPEVFREFSRLLQRPVPIDQREAAAIEAFYRQNGPLPAQPFRRAIDKTADALGPNRALKAYLQYLERLVKAQIKKPDPQEEPL; this is translated from the coding sequence ATGTCCGATTCATGGGAGATCGCCGCCTGGCGGTTCGAAATGATCAGTCCACTTTTGGATGACAAACTGACCGAAGCAAAAAAACGGCACATTCTTAGCGATCGTACGCGGAAGTCTGTTCAATGGCCGTGTTCGTCCCAAAAAAGGCCGATCGGCAGAAGCACACTGTTCCGATGGCTGAAAGACTACCGCGAAAAAGGCTTTTTGGGGCTGATGCCCAAGGTCAGAAAAGACAAAGGGATGGCCCGCACCGACCGCTGTGAACAGGTGAACTACGCCCTGGGGCTTTTGTACGAAGAGCCCGGACGTTCTTTGACCCAGCTGATGATTTACCTCGAATTGGAGTTCGGTGAGCTGTCCATGAGTCGCTCGACCCTTAGCCGGGATCTTCACGCACACCCGGCGTTTATGGGCATTTTGCGACGCCGAAAGACAGCAGGCAAAAAACTGCGGGACCTGTACGAGACCGACCAGCCGCACGAAATTTGGCAGTTGGACGCCAAAGGCCCGTTTTCAGTAATGTTGACCAACAGCCAAACGATCCGGGTCCATGTGCTGTCGATTCTCGATGATTTTAGCCGTTACATTCTGGCCGCCATTATCGCACAGGCTGAAAATATCCAAGCCGCCGTCAGGGTCTTTCGCCTGGCCGCGTCCAAGTGGGGGATTGCCCTTCGCATGCAGTTCGATCGCGCCTCGGCTTATGACTCCGAAGTCTTCCGCACCGGCCTTGCCTTTTTGGGGGTTCATCGAAACTGGGTAAAATCCCGCAACCCAGAGGCACAGGGGAAAATCGAGGCTTATCACCGATCCCTGAAAAAATGGTTCGTCAAAGAGCTGCCAAACCAGGAGGTGGTCGATATCCATCATCTGGAGGCCCTGCTTCAGGCGACGATCGCTTTGGTCTACAACCGGCACCACCATCGTGAAATCAAGATGACCCCGGAACAAGCCCTGGCCCGACGCATCTCAACACGGCGCGTCGGTGCCGACCAACTTGCCCAGGCATTTCAAATTGCCGCCCAGGCCAAAAGCCACCCGAAGACCGGCCAGGTGAATCTACCCAACGGCCTTTTCCGTGTGCCGGCCCGCTTTGCAGGAAAAAAATGTCATTTTCGCTATGATCCGGTAAACACAGACCAAGCCTTGCTGATCATCGATGACGCGCACCAGATCCCGCTTGAACCCTTCACCAAAAAGCATCCCTTCGATTTTCAAAAGACAGAGGAAAAACGGGGCACCGGCCAGCTGCAAAAACTTCTGGATGTCTGGCAGGGTCGCTGCCGGCCCAATGCCCAGCCCGGCTTCGGTTTGCCGGAAGTGTTTCGTGAGTTCAGCCGGCTGCTGCAGCGCCCCGTTCCCATCGACCAACGAGAAGCCGCGGCCATCGAAGCCTTTTATCGACAAAACGGCCCGTTGCCCGCACAGCCGTTTCGCCGGGCGATCGACAAAACCGCTGACGCCCTTGGACCCAACCGTGCCCTGAAAGCCTATCTGCAATACCTGGAAAGGCTTGTAAAGGCACAGATAAAGAAACCCGACCCGCAGGAGGAACCACTATGA